One Branchiostoma floridae strain S238N-H82 chromosome 15, Bfl_VNyyK, whole genome shotgun sequence DNA window includes the following coding sequences:
- the LOC118432181 gene encoding histidine N-alpha-methyltransferase-like produces MGAGSVVGFDLTSCNIALDLTPVVEGLISKRKRNPFWYVWDDKGSEIFEKIATTSATYTLWKREFTLLQRKCNEIASKTTSPTILVELGSGASSKTRLIIEAMLKQHGSLTFVPVDIAKDTITKVGKELEQNYPGLTVEPFGGLFMDGIRHLSSREENKMLLFLGSSFSNVCMYEQVDMMKEIRAQLTSRHLIRI; encoded by the exons ATGGGTGCTGGCAGCGTTGTCGGTTTTGATTTAACTAGCTGTAACATAGCCCTGGATCTGACTCCTGTTGTAGAAGGTCTCATCTCGAAACGCAAGCGCAACCCTTTCTGGTACGTGTGGGATGACAAAGGATCAGAAATCTTTGAAAA AATTGCTACTACATCTGCAACGTACACACTATGGAAAAGAGAATTCACCTTGCTTCAGAGAAAATGCAATGAGATTGCTTCCAAGACTACTTCCCCAACCATTCTTGTAGAGCTCGGGAGCGGCGCGTCTTCAAAAACCCGTTTGATTATTGAGGCCATGCTGAAACAACATGGATCACTAACGTTTGTGCCAGTAGACATAGCGAAAG ATACGATTACGAAAGTCGGGAAGGAGCTTGAACAAAATTACCCGGGCTTGACAGTGGAGCCATTTGGGGGGCTGTTTATGGATGGGATCCGCCACCTCTCCTCCCGTGAGGAGAACAAGATGCTGCTGTTTCTTGGTAGCAGCTTCAGCAACGTCTGCATGTATGAGCAGGTGGACATGATGAAGGAGATACGGGCACAGCTGACCAGTAGGCATTTAATACGTATTTAG
- the LOC118432336 gene encoding uncharacterized protein LOC118432336, with protein MGLDMDKNPTSLSEAYNNQWAPLHRDNRIYRLNKDFDGNMDKTKFEYVYDFVEKPADGDVPSYVVGYLQSSVTQSVNFPKLGITVDFESGEKIYFSDGPNHSSKWNMYQIHRLAERSGFAVNDYWTNEASDYCLVCFVPV; from the exons ATGGGACTGGACATGGACAAAAACCCAACATCGCTTTCCGAGGCTTACAATAACCAGTGGGCGCCGCTCCATAGAGACAACAGGATCTACCGTCTGAATAAG GACTTCGATGGAAATATGGACAAGACCAAATTTGAGTACGTCTATGACTTTGTGGAGAAGCCTGCAGACGGGGACGTCCCGAGCTACGTTGTTGGATATCTCCAAAGTTCAGTCACACAGAGTGTGAACTTCC CAAAACTCGGCATCACCGTAGACTTCGAAAGTGGAGAGAAAATCTACTTTTCAGACGGGCCAAACCACAGTAGTAAGTGGAACATGTACCAGATACACCGCCTGGCGGAGAGAAGCGGCTTTGCAGTAAATGACTACTGGACAAATGAAGCATCTGACTATTGTTTGGTGTGCTTTGTGCCTGTGTAG
- the LOC118432182 gene encoding uncharacterized protein LOC118432182, with product MSTFVNSAVVRDVHTVSGPSVEACFLAFHKAYTREYLDPTVKPLPYCTVDLDSPTTDAKEALSKVGYPAFMKPATGCSSFGVKKVYSYEEVNNVLDNLRKMKDEQPKFLTAPSASFFKTFYEKYLDVTKYPLALRDVVIIEPYLEAEKLYVVDGCVVNGSIVHWVITDTLRFDEQDARFVSMILPTTADDDLQNKIWEFYDAVMTRMIQFGFDNSFANIEVFKMKDGEVM from the exons ATGTCCACATTCGTCAACTCTGCTGTTGTGAGAGACGTGCACACCGTCTCTGGTCCTAGTGTAGAAGCGTGCTTTCTTGCCTTCCACAAAGCTTACACAAGAGAGTATCTGGATCCGACCGTAAAGCCCTTACCCTACTGCACGGTAGACCTGGATTCACCTACAACAGATGCGAAGGAGGCTCTGAGTAAAGTAG GTTATCCTGCCTTTATGAAGCCAGCAACTGGATGTTCATCATTTGGGGTTAAGAAGGTTTACAGCTATGAAGAAGTGAACAATGTGCTTGACAATCTCCGGAAAATGAAAGATGAACAGCCCAAGTTCCTGACAGCTCCTTCTGCGTCCTTCTTCAA GACTTTCTACGAGAAATATCTCGATGTTACAAAGTACCCACTTGCTCTTCGCGATGTGGTGATAATAGAACCTTATTTGGAGGCAGAGAAGCTGTACGTTGTTGACGGTTGTGTTGTCAACGGCAGCATAGTGCACTGGGTG ATTACCGACACACTCCGTTTCGACGAGCAAGACGCTAGGTTCGTGTCGATGATCCTTCCAACCACCGCTGATGACGATTTGCAGAACAAGATATGGGAGTTCTATGACGCCGTTATGACAAGGATGATCCAGTTTGGTTTTGATAACTCATTTGCCAACATTGAAGTTTTCAAGATGAAAGACGGAGAG GTTATGTGA
- the LOC118432338 gene encoding uncharacterized protein LOC118432338, with protein MDDAIMSAGCGIQVFPPVPTGKHGIMYPVYFQALETPGNLLYFDEIEKLKADSDVDFLLFSRPDDEVVDLVSNFSQQLCTVLTFGETREVVVKKLTDVLQLIVKKPEKLTYPIANGI; from the exons ATGGACGACGCCATCATGTCTGCTGGATGTGGCATTCAAGTCTTTCCGCCTGTGCCAACTGGAAAACACGGCATTATGTACCCAGTTTACTTCCAGGCACTAGAGACGCCGGGAAACCTTTTGTACTTTGACGAG ATCGAAAAGCTCAAAGCTGATTCAGATGTGGATTTTCTCCTGTTTTCTCGACCGGATGACGAAGTGGTCGACCTTGTCAGCAACTTCTCCCAGCAGTTGTGTACTGTCCTAACGTTTGGAGAAACGAGGGAGGTGGTGGTGAAGAAACTAACAGATGTTCTTCAGCTCATTGTAAAGAAACCTGAAAAGCTGACATATCCCATTGCGAATGGAATATAA
- the LOC118432183 gene encoding uncharacterized protein LOC118432183 gives MAKLNLGLALATTDWSPVFEAVSVEQKAKAFYSQTMTLVDDHLPIKASLENPRQWWSFVNRELGRSQERAKSITIEGKAEHEVAEALNQHFSTAWCPGQDLYVFPLQRPDKSVELCTIGETKALLKGINPSKASGPDNLPTWMLKHYAEDFAPVITHLFNTSYEQGIIPSVWKAANVVPIPKFKGATKPSDMRPVSLLPVLAKLLERCVLKILLPSITPVITNQYAYLKGSSTVIAVIRMVHTWLTALDSRDNIAVQTLFADMSKAFDRVNHAILLQRVNDVLASPRMVAWLHNYLQCRFQRVSANSNLSSWRELTSGVPQGGVLSPYLFLLFMSSRATVYRDTLDVGYADDVGLSRPVTLAKLSTDKTMIEEASQLDDWADHNDMLLNGKKSQQLLICFSRNIPVPPPLSLGGELVPVTSVAKGLGFIFDNRLSWRDHVRAMVSKASSRLHYLRLLTKQGMSVHDLIQVYLSLIRPILEYGHVLLVGCSEEQAASMERVQRRALRIISCGGRRSVPELPSLKERREAAAVSLFKAMLHPEHPLHDLVPAQRLSATGRTLRNSQHISVPFARTKRLKQSFVHCAVRLYNNSA, from the exons ATGGCAAAGTTGAACCTAGGCCTAGCTCTAGCCACGACGGACTGGTCTCCTGTTTTTGAAGCTGTTTCCGTGGAACAGAAAGCCAAGGCGTTCTACAGTCAGACCATGACCTTAGTAGACGACCATCTTCCTATAAAAGCGTCCCTG GAGAATCCACGTCAATGGTGGAGCTTTGTAAATCGTGAACTCGGCAGATCACAAGAGAGAGCAAAAAGCATCACCATCGAGGGTAAAGCTGAACACGAAGTGGCTGAAGCCCTGAACCAGCACTTCTCCACGGCGTGGTGCCCTGGACAGGACTTGTATGTGTTTCCTCTTCAACGTCCTGACAAGTCAGTTGAGCTATGCACGATTGGAGAGACCAAGGCCCTTCTCAAGGGCATAAACCCCTCAAAAGCAAGTGGTCCAGACAACCTTCCCACATGGATGCTGAAGCATTACGCAGAGGACTTTGCTCCTGTCATCACACACCTGTTCAATACCTCGTACGAGCAGGGTATTATACCAAGTGTCTGGAAAGCAGCAAATGTTGTCCCTATTCCAAAGTTCAAGGGAGCAACTAAACCCAGTGACATGAGACCTGTCTCTCTCCTCCCTGTCCTAGCCAAGTTGTTGGAAAGGTGTGTACTAAAAATACTCTTGCCCTCCATCACACCTGTTATCACCAACCAGTACGCCTACCTTAAGGGGTCATCTACTGTCATCGCTGTCATCAGGATGGTTCACACGTGGCTGACTGCTCTTGACTCAAGGGACAACATAGCTGTTCAGACCCTGTTCGCAGATATGAGTAAAGCGTTTGACAGGGTAAATCACGCAATACTACTACAGCGAGTTAACGACGTGTTGGCTAGCCCTCGTATGGTAGCATGGCTGCATAACTACCTACAGTGCCGCTTTCAACGTGTGTCCGCCAATAGTAACCTCAGTAGCTGGAGAGAGCTTACATCAGGCGTACCTCAAGGTGGGGTGTTATCGCCCTATCTTTTTCTCCTGTTCATGAGTTCACGAGCCACGGTCTACAGGGACACTCTAGACGTGGGGTATGCAGACGACGTGGGTTTGTCGAGACCAGTTACTTTGGCGAAACTCAGTACAGATAAAACTATGATAGAGGAAGCGTCGCAACTTGACGATTGGGCCGATCACAACGACATGCTcctaaatggaaagaaaagtcAGCAGTTGTTGATCTGCTTCAGCAGGAACATACCAGTTCCCCCACCGTTATCTCTAGGCGGCGAACTTGTGCCAGTCACCAGTGTGGCAAAGGGTCTCGGTTTTATATTTGACAACAGACTTTCATGGCGGGACCATGTGAGAGCAATGGTTTCAAAAGCATCGAGCAGGTTACACTACCTTCGTCTGCTTACAAAGCAGGGCATGAGTGTGCACGATCTCATACAGGTGTATCTCTCCCTCATCCGCCCCATTCTAGAATATGGCCACGTTCTGTTGGTTGGTTGCAGTGAGGAGCAGGCAGCTAGCATGGAGAGGGTTCAGAGGCGCGCCCTCCGGATTATTTCATGCGGCGGTAGGCGCTCCGTCCCAGAACTGCCTTCCCTGAAGGAGAGAAGAGAAGCAGCTGCTGTTTCCCTGTTCAAGGCAATGCTGCACCCTGAACACCCACTACATGACCTGGTGCCTGCCCAGAGACTGTCAGCTACTGGAAGAACACTAAGAAACAGTCAGCACATCTCAGTGCCATTTGCCAGAACGAAAAGACTGAAGCAGTCTTTCGTGCACTGTGCCGTCAGACTGTACAACAATTCTGCATAG